The Tachyglossus aculeatus isolate mTacAcu1 chromosome 4, mTacAcu1.pri, whole genome shotgun sequence genome contains a region encoding:
- the E2F5 gene encoding transcription factor E2F5 gives MATAADSAVPPQPPRDPTAAANGPGSSGSSGPSGPGQARGRHEKSLGLLTAKFVSLLQEAKDGVLDLKAAADTLAVRQKRRIYDITNVLEGIDLIEKKSKNSIQWKGVGAGCNTKEVIDRLRYLKAEIEDLDLKERELDQQKSWLQQSIKNVMDDSTNNRFSYVTHEDICNCFNGDTLLTIQAPSGTQLEVPIPEMGQNGQKKYQINLKSHSGPIHVLLINKESSSSKPVVFPVPPPDDLTQTPSQPQTPATPQTPNAASSAPEHNLSRERLRQTPVSNTPSDCNLQQNNATPTSPSSLPGSVLYTNLAIDVTQASANANEPPSLLPLDVNCILKPNSFDIAKMDDPGGAISGDIIDELMSSDVFPLLRLSPTPADDYNFNLDDNEGVCDLFDVQILNY, from the exons ATGGCGACGGCCGCCGACTCGGCCgtccccccgcagcccccgcgAGACCCGACGGCCGCCGCCAACGGCCCCGGCTCCTCCGGCTCCTCCGGCCCCTCCGGCCCGGGCCAGGCCCGCGGGCGGCACGAGAAGAGCCTGGGGCTCCTCACCGCCAAGTTCGTGTCGCTGCTGCAGGAGGCCAAGGACGGGGTGCTCGACCTCAAGGCG GCCGCAGATACCTTGGCTGTGAGGCAAAAAAGAAGAATCTATGACATCACAAATGTTTTGGAAGGAATTGATTTAATTGAAAAAAAGTCAAAAAACAGCATCCAGTGGAA AGGGGTAGGTGCTGGCTGTAATACCAAGGAAGTGATAGACAGACTGAGATATCTCAAGGCAGAAATTGAAGATCTGGACCTGAAAGAGCGAGAATTGGATCAAcaaaaatcctggctccagcaaagCATCAAAAATGTTATGGATGACTCCACAAACAACAG GTTTTCCTATGTAACTCATGAAGATATTTGTAATTGCTTTAATG GAGACACACTTCTGACTATTCAAGCACCTTCCGGTACCCAGCTAGAGGTACCAATTCCTGAAATG GGTCAGAATGGACAAAAGAAATACCAGATCAATCTAAAGAGCCATTCAGGACCAATCCATGTGCTGCTGATTAACaaagaatccagctcctctaagCCCGTGGTTTTTCCTGTTCCCCCGCCTGATGACCTCACCCAGACTCCCTCTCAACCCCAAACCCCAGCCACTCCTCAGACTCCTAATGCTGCTTCAAGTGCCCCTGAACACAACCTCTCTCGAGAACGTCTTCGGCAGACACCTGTTTCCAACACACCATCAG ACTGTAACCTGCAGCAGAACAATGCCACTCCCacatccccctctagcctgccaGGGTCAGTGCTGTACACCAATCTCGCAATAGATGTGACCCAAGCATCAGCCAACGCAAATGAGCCCCCATCCCTGCTTCCTTTGGATGTAAACTGTATTCTAAAGCCAAATTCATTTGACATTGCAAAGATGGATGATCCTGGAG GAGCTATTAGTGGTGATATCATTGATGAATTAATGTCTTCTGATG